Within Lolium rigidum isolate FL_2022 chromosome 5, APGP_CSIRO_Lrig_0.1, whole genome shotgun sequence, the genomic segment TCAATATGTTCGGGCTCATGAGGGCTACTCCACTGACAATCAGCCATTGTTTGGCAACGACGGCTTCACCCAATCCATGGGCGAGGGCGACACCCAAACCATGGCCGAGGGCATCACGCAAGCCACAGCCGCGTCACTTGCCGTGATGGATTCCGACAGCAAGAAGGTTAGCCAAAGGACGGCGAGCTACACCACCGAAGAGGATAAGTTGCTATATAATGCTTGGATAGAGATTTCACAAGATCCACTTTACCAAAAGGGATTTGCCTATGGGACCCGTGTGGGAAAGTACTTTCATGAGCACAGGAAGTTCCCGCCAAACCCATTCTATAGTGAACGCAAAGATCTCTCCTTTGCAAAGAGGCAGGGCTTCATCCATGCCGAGTGTAGCCGGTTCCAAGGCTCATTCGAGACAGTGAATGGAAGGGGCAATAAGTGGTGTCTCGGCCGTTGACATGTGTGTATGTTGTTTTTGCTTTGGAGCACTTAAAGTCCTCCTACGACAACACGGGCTTCATATTGAGCCATTGTTGGATGTTGCTCAAGGATACCAAGAATTGAGAAACAAGTGACGCCCTTTGAGGAAACTCGAGAACATGAAGAAGAAGGGCAATGACAATTCGTCAATGAACGGTACCATCAACCTCGAATACGATGGGCAAAGCCTAGGCGCCCGTTCCACCGACAAGgtaggcggtggtggcggtgccaAACAACCAGttggccacaaggcaaccaaaaCTAACATGCACCATCAAGCTTCCTCATTAGCGTTCCAAGAAACCTTGAGGGAgttgatggtcaagaaggaagagGCCATCACCGAGAGGGAAGAGAGACGGCGCAAAGAGAAAGAggcatccaccaagagctttgttGATCTTCAATTGAGAGCTCTTGAGGTGAAAAGTCCCTTGCAAAGTCTAGACTCGTCGAGGCCGAAGCCAAGGCTAGGCTCATGAATGCCGATGCCAACAAGATCTTGGAGGCTGAAGCCAAGATCATGGCCTAGGATCATGGCCTAGGAGATCATGCTCACCGACTTGGCCATCAGGCCACCATCTTCAATCCCATGCAAAGGGCTTggcttgaaaagaagcaaaagatgATCACTTGAGAAGAAGCAAAAGATGATCCTAGCTCACGATGCATGAAGGACATTGGCAATTTGGCATAGAAGAATACCATTTGAATGACTAGCTTGACGTTGCCGACTTAAATCTTCGTCCACACAGCAGAGCTGTTTCGGGTCATATAATTGATAGGTAATTCCACATGCGTCCCCACCTATGAATGAAGAAAGATGTTCTAAATCCTGAACTCCTAACGAACAATAAGCCCTTCAATCGCATAGAACAGCTGCTGTGGAATTAGCTAGTAGCCAAAAGGAAAAACAGTAACTTGCCAGGAGAAACATACACGGCCATGGCCTTAGTCCTAACACACGAGACTAGAAAAGTATTGCCGGTAGTGCAAAGGGCAGGAAAAGGAAAGGACAGGCAAAAGGGAAAAGGGACGAAAGAAAAATCACTTGCAATATGGATGCCGCCAATTTGATAGGGTACTATACTTCGCAATAGAAGTGTACACTTGGTCCTTGGGCTCAAATCAATAGAAACAACACATAATATGAACAAGTTGGCACCAGAAATGGACGCCACTCAAAAGGCTCTCGGTGATGGCCTTCTGCAGGCACCAATAACGTTCTAAGCTTTGCCGAAGCTCGCTTTCTCAGCACAAGAGATCTAAAATGCTACTTCAAACTGTATATCCCAATCTGCCATTAGTTTTGTCACCGCAGTCTCCTTTTACTTAGCGTAATAGTTACCAACATTAACTGAAGTACAAGCTCAAAAAGTATCTTGTCGGATTGAACCCTATGAGTATCACTAcaagataaaaacaaaaataCGTGAGATAATTGCCAGGGGATAAAACTAATACTGTATAAAATGCACTTACTAAGTGGTGATAGTATGATGACAAGTCCGATTGGGTACAAGAAAAATGTTGTTCGGTCCAAAAATGGAAGAACTGCAACAAAGAACTTTTTGTTAGGACAGAAGTGATTACACTTACATAGTTACAcacatatgcaaaaaaaaagttcatCAACAGATAAGAATAAATTTACCATCATATCCTAGGAAGTTCAGATAGTGATAATAAGAAATCGCAACCATGAAGAGGAGGTTTGATAACAGGGCAGGGAAGAAGCCATGTGCGATCAACAGAGGCGACAAAAAGTACTGAAGCACTGAGAAGAGAGATTTGTCAGTAAACTATTCGCATTTCTTACAACCAAAGTTCACATAGAGAAACTGCTTCCTTAATATTACCATATAGGATGATGAATGCAGGGAAGAACGAGTTGCAGTGAACATCAAACGCGTAAAGCCTGCAATGTTATTTTTGTCATTACAAATATTGACCTTGGCCTCAAGAGCAAAGAAGTGGGGAAAGCAATTATATTCTATTAACTAGGTTACCAGTCAATACAAGATAACTAGAAAGAAGAGTTGTCATCCCATGGAAATTACAGAAACATCCTGTCATGGGCCCGTGAGTTTTATGCAGCAACTATTTCATTAGCTTAAAAAGTTTTAGATTTTGATGCAGTGATCCAGTGAAAATAAGAAATGAAGATAACCTCTAAATGGCAGAAAATacaactcaagaagaaaatgCATTAGGTAAGAGTATAGGAAAGTTACCACTCAACGCGTTGTTCAACCACGTGGCTGTTAGGTTCCTCCCTCAAATACGAATTCGTAAGAAACCTGCAGTgaagcatagcatatgtttcctaTTATCCACTTACAGATTTGTATGTGTATTAAGAAAATTAACATATTAATCATTGCACATTACTAGTACTACATTTGATTAACGCTAGGCCACAAATGTAACATAATTTAGACTAAAAACTGCAATGCTGCTACGACCTCTTGAGTAAATGATGAAGAAATACAAGTTGTTTCAAAATAACAAATCATAGAAGGTAAACCTATTGTCAACATGAACCCAATAAGCCACTAGCTCGTTATAATCTGCTTCGACTTTCATTGAATGTATTGTACATAACAACATGTAGCTCGAGGAGCATTACTTATGTTATTTAAAAAAATTCCATAGCACCACTCGTGAAGCATGTTTATACCTCCCAAAAAAAAGAGCAAGAAAGCAATAAATCTGGCCACTAACAGAACTGAGAAGTACCGACGGGACGATGTTAGTGCTGCGGTTAAGTTCAAAGTCTTCGGGGTGAACGACTTACCAGCAAAGTGTGGCCAAAATTAGCCCAGCAAACAAGAAATGGACAAACACAACCGAGGTGATTGTTAAAGCAGCATGGGCCGCGCTCTCTCCAAACCTGAAGAACAAAGACAAGTGGTCAAATGttgaataaaaagaaaaataaatcaaCCACTTGATACAACAGAAAATAAAGCGAGCACATAAATCTATTAAAGATGAGAACATATAAAATAGATTGCAAAAAAGATAGAATTAAACCATCATTGTGTATTGTACAGGTAGGGAATTACAAAGATAATTCCCTGAAAAATAGAAGGGGAAGAACTATAAAGAACTCACGCTGCGCAGTAAGCTGATGTCGCAAACACAAGGAAAAGAATTAGAATGACAACAAATGCAGGATCATCCCGAGCCCACTGGTTCTTTGTTTCTGAAAATAGGAACAAAAGATATCAGGATCTGCCATGATATCATATGCATATAAATGATAGTATGCAAGAACATCTATTAAATTCCAACAGGCACATTTACATTCAGAAAAGGATAGAAGTAGACAACGTACGCTTGTGATATTTGGTGTGCTGATAGCTGTCTTCCATAATCGCAACATGATGCATACAAATAGACAAAAGCAAGTCAGGTGCTTACCTATATACTGAACATATAACTGAGAACCAGGAACAATGTCATTCATCTTAAGACCATACAACTTGAATGATAAAATGAAGGTGAGGATGTAGACCTCAACATAGAAAGaaagaatgagctagggtttgtgtgcaagTGCAAGTGGGTCAGAAGTAGGTCCTGTTGTAACTTGGTCAATGAATTTTTTTTCCTGGTGGTGGTGTGAATTGTGAGAGCTTAGAATGAAG encodes:
- the LOC124653140 gene encoding protein unc-50 homolog, giving the protein MLPTTTSKGRGAARSAPPLFGPYLRRIVKWQQMDIEYTFWQMVHLCTSPKVVYQHTKYHKQTKNQWARDDPAFVVILILFLVFATSAYCAAFGESAAHAALTITSVVFVHFLFAGLILATLCWFLTNSYLREEPNSHVVEQRVEWLYAFDVHCNSFFPAFIILYVLQYFLSPLLIAHGFFPALLSNLLFMVAISYYHYLNFLGYDVLPFLDRTTFFLYPIGLVIILSPLMILIGFNPTRYFLSLYFS